A genomic segment from Petrotoga mexicana DSM 14811 encodes:
- a CDS encoding carbohydrate ABC transporter permease: protein MRKSTREKVNYVFVELGLIIVSFFMFLPFILAISMSFMEPTEVFSYPPKFFPSSINFKNYITAIELVPMGRMLFNSLLVASFTTLGKLITGTFAAYAFSSFRFKGKNILFSTLFVTLFLPAETVMILPLFMLMSNLGWVNTYWALIIPFTASATNTFLFRQHFMTIPRSLEDAAKIDGASAMQYFFKVLIPLSGPIIAGAAIINFVYAWNMYLWPLIVTMQDNMRTVQVGVKMLISGETSNNWGVIMAGTLLVALPTLIIFFLLQDLFVKSLVNSGLKE from the coding sequence ATGAGAAAATCGACTAGAGAAAAAGTTAATTATGTTTTTGTAGAGTTAGGGTTAATAATTGTGTCTTTTTTCATGTTCTTACCTTTTATACTGGCAATTTCTATGAGTTTTATGGAACCTACGGAGGTTTTCTCTTATCCACCTAAGTTTTTTCCTTCAAGTATCAATTTTAAAAATTACATCACAGCTATAGAACTTGTTCCAATGGGCAGAATGTTGTTCAATTCGTTGCTTGTGGCTTCATTTACAACATTAGGAAAGTTAATAACAGGAACATTCGCTGCTTATGCCTTTTCTTCTTTTCGATTTAAAGGAAAGAACATATTATTTTCCACCCTCTTTGTAACTTTATTTTTGCCTGCCGAAACTGTTATGATTTTACCTTTGTTTATGCTGATGTCAAATCTCGGTTGGGTTAATACCTATTGGGCGCTGATAATACCTTTTACCGCCTCTGCAACCAACACCTTCCTATTTAGGCAACATTTTATGACTATTCCTCGTTCTTTAGAGGATGCAGCAAAAATAGATGGTGCTTCAGCTATGCAATACTTTTTTAAGGTGCTTATACCCTTGTCTGGACCAATAATCGCTGGAGCGGCTATTATTAACTTTGTTTATGCATGGAATATGTATCTTTGGCCTTTGATAGTTACCATGCAAGATAACATGAGGACGGTACAGGTTGGTGTAAAGATGTTGATCTCGGGAGAGACTAGTAACAATTGGGGAGTAATAATGGCAGGGACGTTGTTGGTTGCGTTACCTACCCTTATTATATTTTTTCTGCTTCAAGATTTGTTTGTAAAAAGTTTGGTAAATAGTGGGCTTAAGGAATAA
- a CDS encoding carbohydrate ABC transporter permease: MKWGKYTPYLLLAPTLIIIALFIYWPAINSFLMSFYKISPFGDKRIFAGFDNYIKLFENEAYWEALRVTFIYIVTTVIIVIILGYLIAQLLDNKVFGVKIYRTLIFVPYVISFTIGGALWTFMLNPVAGHVNYILSRITGESINWLNQVPYALISIIVASVWKMLPFSIIFYLAGLQSISESIIESSLIDGANVWQRMWKIKFPILSPITFYLVIMNITNGMFESFGIIDIMTRGGPLGSTTTLIYKLYQDAFFFQKTSLAAAESVVLFIIMSFITFLYFRFGEKRVHYQ, from the coding sequence ATGAAGTGGGGAAAATACACACCTTATCTTTTGCTTGCACCTACACTAATAATTATTGCCCTTTTTATATATTGGCCAGCAATTAACTCTTTTCTAATGAGTTTTTACAAAATATCACCTTTTGGCGATAAGAGGATATTTGCGGGTTTTGACAACTACATTAAACTTTTTGAAAATGAGGCATATTGGGAAGCTTTAAGGGTTACATTCATATATATAGTTACAACAGTAATAATAGTCATTATTTTAGGTTACCTTATTGCACAATTACTAGATAATAAGGTCTTTGGGGTAAAAATTTATAGAACTTTAATTTTTGTTCCTTATGTTATTTCCTTTACTATCGGAGGTGCGTTGTGGACCTTCATGTTGAACCCGGTTGCAGGACATGTGAATTATATTTTGTCAAGAATTACAGGAGAAAGTATTAATTGGTTAAATCAAGTGCCATATGCCTTAATTTCAATTATAGTTGCCAGTGTTTGGAAGATGCTGCCTTTTTCAATTATTTTCTATCTTGCAGGATTACAGTCCATATCGGAATCAATAATAGAGAGTTCTTTAATTGATGGGGCAAACGTATGGCAAAGGATGTGGAAAATAAAATTTCCTATACTTTCTCCCATTACATTTTACTTAGTTATTATGAACATTACCAATGGAATGTTTGAGTCGTTTGGGATCATTGACATTATGACAAGAGGAGGACCTTTAGGAAGCACAACAACTTTAATTTACAAACTATATCAAGATGCGTTCTTTTTCCAAAAAACGAGTTTAGCAGCTGCTGAAAGTGTTGTTCTATTTATTATTATGTCATTTATCACCTTTCTTTATTTTAGATTTGGTGAGAAAAGGGTTCATTATCAATGA
- a CDS encoding ABC transporter substrate-binding protein: MKRLVMFVFMVSLLSVLSFPVTIEFWHAMSGDRIALIEDIVSDFEEAYPDINVNAQYSGSYPETLNKLIAAVQSGNAPHIVQIYEIGTRLMIDSGVIVPVQDLLDQDDSYDVGVLLEPILNYYKVDGKLYSMPFNSSTALLYYNKTLFEEAGLDPNRPPQTYEELLEYSRILTKKDSSGTTVQYGLTWPTHSWIIEQLMAAADAPLVNNDNGRTARATEAVFDSESGLKIFELFDQLNKEGLILNTTREDWDAAGQNFVSGRAAMNFFSTSDVKIFQEGLESNGYELGTAFLPVPDISVSGGPVIGGASLWLIDGHPDEETKAAWEFLKFVNREDQQIRWHQGTGYFPVRKDAIQRLHYEEFYAENPNYFTSLLQLLLAKRDFNSAGAVIGVFPETRETIEIAYERMVDAQMTPEEALSWAESQVTELIQEYNEFYQ, translated from the coding sequence GTGAAAAGGTTGGTTATGTTTGTATTTATGGTTTCTTTGTTAAGCGTTTTGTCTTTTCCTGTAACCATAGAGTTTTGGCATGCGATGAGTGGAGACAGGATAGCTTTGATCGAAGATATTGTGAGTGATTTTGAAGAGGCTTATCCGGATATAAATGTAAATGCACAATATTCAGGAAGTTATCCTGAAACACTGAATAAGCTTATTGCAGCGGTACAATCTGGGAACGCACCACACATAGTTCAGATTTACGAAATAGGTACAAGACTTATGATAGACAGTGGTGTCATCGTTCCTGTCCAAGATTTACTTGATCAAGATGATTCTTATGATGTAGGGGTTTTGTTGGAACCTATATTAAATTACTACAAAGTTGACGGAAAGTTGTACTCAATGCCTTTCAATTCATCTACTGCTTTGTTGTACTACAACAAAACACTATTTGAAGAAGCTGGCTTAGATCCAAATAGACCTCCTCAAACCTACGAAGAGCTGTTAGAATACTCTAGAATTTTAACAAAGAAAGACTCAAGTGGAACTACTGTTCAATACGGATTAACGTGGCCTACCCATTCGTGGATAATTGAACAACTTATGGCTGCCGCTGATGCACCACTTGTTAACAACGATAACGGAAGAACCGCCAGAGCAACAGAGGCTGTCTTCGATAGTGAATCAGGTTTAAAAATATTTGAACTGTTTGATCAATTGAACAAAGAAGGTCTAATTCTGAACACTACTAGGGAAGATTGGGATGCAGCTGGACAGAATTTCGTCTCAGGCAGAGCAGCTATGAATTTCTTTTCAACATCTGATGTAAAGATTTTTCAAGAAGGGTTAGAAAGCAATGGCTACGAGTTAGGAACAGCCTTTTTGCCTGTTCCAGATATAAGTGTCAGTGGAGGACCAGTTATTGGAGGAGCGAGCTTATGGTTGATAGATGGCCATCCGGACGAAGAAACCAAAGCTGCCTGGGAATTTTTGAAGTTTGTCAATCGTGAAGATCAACAAATTAGATGGCACCAAGGTACAGGATATTTTCCAGTAAGAAAAGATGCCATTCAGAGGTTGCACTATGAAGAATTTTATGCTGAGAACCCAAATTACTTCACTTCCTTATTGCAACTATTGTTAGCTAAAAGAGATTTCAACTCAGCTGGAGCAGTTATTGGCGTCTTCCCTGAAACCCGAGAAACTATAGAAATAGCGTATGAAAGAATGGTTGATGCACAAATGACACCTGAAGAGGCATTGAGTTGGGCTGAAAGCCAAGTGACAGAATTAATCCAAGAATATAACGAATTCTATCAGTAA
- a CDS encoding ROK family transcriptional regulator — MKSPNEMVRINNSIKVLDLLINKEMSRVDIAEETGLTKTTIGDIVKNFLNIGFIEEVKVSPNGVGRPSINLKIVKDFAHVIGVGILRDSVNGCLIDSSGKVLYNVDYPYIEGNPQINTVYKVIDELMRKAKLTNREVKVISFGVPGPLDTEKGIIKEPPKLPEFANFPLIKKIKEKYNVFAYLGNDADMGAIGEKYYGKGKDLDSFIYILYDKGIGAGIIIDNHLYHGVNGYAGEIGHTLLFKNEELKYFEDEYGIDRVIESIGETISKPIKNIQEIEVLSDQEKESIERFTEELSRYFASILLSLIHYFGISNIFIDGRMKYLGDEFFNQLLNFINKHMFHKHSINISFSDLDEYVISRGAAKFGLIKYLKDEVIRSS; from the coding sequence TTGAAATCACCCAATGAAATGGTACGCATTAACAATTCTATAAAAGTTTTGGATCTACTAATCAATAAAGAAATGTCCAGAGTGGACATTGCCGAGGAAACTGGATTAACAAAAACCACTATTGGAGATATAGTAAAGAATTTTTTAAATATAGGCTTCATTGAAGAGGTAAAAGTTTCTCCCAATGGAGTAGGAAGACCATCAATAAATTTGAAAATAGTTAAAGATTTTGCACACGTTATTGGGGTTGGAATACTAAGAGATAGCGTGAATGGTTGTTTAATTGACTCAAGTGGAAAAGTCCTTTACAATGTTGATTATCCGTATATAGAGGGAAATCCACAAATAAACACAGTTTACAAAGTGATAGATGAGTTGATGAGGAAAGCGAAACTTACAAATAGAGAGGTTAAAGTAATATCTTTTGGGGTTCCAGGTCCTTTAGATACAGAAAAAGGAATAATCAAAGAACCACCAAAATTACCAGAATTTGCTAATTTCCCTTTAATAAAAAAGATAAAAGAAAAATATAACGTATTTGCTTACTTAGGGAATGATGCTGATATGGGTGCAATTGGAGAAAAGTATTATGGAAAAGGGAAAGATTTAGATTCTTTCATTTATATCCTTTACGATAAAGGAATAGGCGCGGGAATAATAATCGATAACCATCTTTATCACGGAGTCAATGGATATGCCGGTGAAATAGGTCATACTCTTTTGTTTAAAAACGAGGAATTAAAATATTTCGAAGATGAATATGGGATAGACCGAGTTATAGAAAGTATTGGCGAAACAATTTCAAAACCCATAAAAAATATCCAAGAAATTGAAGTTTTATCAGATCAAGAAAAGGAATCAATAGAACGATTCACAGAGGAACTTTCAAGATATTTCGCATCAATTCTCCTTTCTCTTATACATTACTTTGGAATTTCTAACATCTTTATAGACGGAAGAATGAAGTATTTAGGAGATGAATTTTTCAATCAGTTATTGAACTTCATAAATAAACACATGTTTCACAAACATAGCATAAATATTTCTTTTTCAGACTTGGATGAATATGTCATTTCTCGAGGAGCTGCTAAATTTGGGTTGATAAAATATCTAAAAGATGAAGTTATACGGAGTTCTTAA
- a CDS encoding ABC transporter substrate-binding protein encodes MLGKRRFLVLLLMSIVIFGISVISLSEEITLEFQQWWEPELPEGVLREICDEFTAKTGINVELISNPYADTKVQIAAGAATGMMPDVVGLDGSWVYDFAKQGAIANLSELMVSSGYDDSQLSLQVQVEGNTYMIAVVNFAYPMYVNKDILKNAGIVEFPTTWSEFKSVAQKVTDPTSNIYAYALPLSSALPNGIQNQFMSWLWASGGKMLEDGKPNLIGNEKLIQGIELMKWLFEEELVTPGTYTMREPDMVEEFVNGRVAFMISSLAHLTLIKEGAPNMDVAITSIPKMDGYTGKSGICVANWGIGIASNSKHKEEAWRFIEYLMSPEVNAKLAVYANGFPGNTASEPDYSKKDKLFVDAYEIYQESYAINEFIGLPRSEDLMRIFLENFVLYLEGEFDSAETMLEEIQKEWLRIFGD; translated from the coding sequence ATGTTGGGTAAAAGAAGGTTTCTAGTATTATTGTTGATGTCCATTGTAATTTTTGGGATTTCAGTAATTAGTTTAAGTGAGGAAATAACTTTGGAATTTCAACAGTGGTGGGAACCAGAACTTCCTGAAGGAGTATTGCGTGAAATTTGTGATGAGTTTACCGCCAAAACAGGCATCAATGTTGAATTGATAAGTAACCCATATGCAGACACTAAAGTACAGATAGCTGCGGGGGCTGCTACTGGTATGATGCCAGATGTCGTAGGTCTTGACGGCTCTTGGGTATATGATTTTGCTAAACAGGGAGCAATTGCAAATCTGAGTGAATTGATGGTCTCTTCAGGTTATGATGATAGTCAGTTGTCTTTACAAGTTCAAGTAGAAGGGAATACCTACATGATTGCGGTTGTAAATTTTGCCTATCCCATGTATGTTAACAAAGATATATTAAAAAATGCGGGTATCGTAGAATTTCCTACTACCTGGAGCGAGTTTAAAAGTGTAGCTCAAAAAGTTACAGATCCTACAAGTAATATTTATGCTTACGCACTTCCTTTGTCCAGTGCTTTACCAAACGGGATTCAGAATCAATTTATGAGTTGGTTGTGGGCTTCGGGTGGAAAGATGTTGGAAGATGGAAAACCCAATTTAATCGGTAATGAAAAATTAATACAAGGTATTGAACTTATGAAATGGCTGTTTGAAGAGGAATTAGTTACACCTGGGACTTATACAATGAGGGAACCAGATATGGTAGAAGAGTTTGTAAATGGCAGAGTAGCATTTATGATTTCCTCTTTAGCTCATCTTACGCTGATAAAAGAAGGTGCCCCCAATATGGATGTTGCAATAACTAGTATACCCAAGATGGACGGATATACTGGAAAGAGTGGAATATGTGTAGCAAATTGGGGAATTGGTATTGCCTCTAATTCAAAGCACAAAGAAGAAGCCTGGCGTTTTATTGAATATTTAATGAGCCCAGAAGTAAATGCCAAACTGGCAGTTTATGCAAATGGTTTCCCTGGAAATACTGCTTCAGAGCCAGACTATTCTAAAAAAGATAAGCTATTTGTAGATGCATATGAAATTTATCAAGAAAGTTATGCTATTAATGAGTTTATAGGCCTTCCCAGATCCGAAGATTTAATGAGGATCTTTTTGGAAAATTTTGTATTGTATTTGGAAGGAGAATTTGACTCTGCTGAAACTATGCTGGAGGAGATTCAAAAAGAATGGTTGAGAATTTTTGGAGATTGA
- a CDS encoding carbohydrate ABC transporter permease, which yields MKLPLNLKKKMEPFFYLSPALIVMIILIAVPITMVILFSFFDNVIINKNPTFVGLANYYDVLTDPIFFTALKNTTFFVGISVLAHLILGIMFALLLNSKYIGKKTKALFRIIFILPWLFTEAIIAILWRLLLNPNGIVNYLLQIFNFLGTSIDWLGSIDLALVSVTIINIWSGYPFYMISLLAGLQGIPQELYEASSIDGANAMNQFFYITIPQLKPILLSLITLDLVWTIQQFTLIWMTTGGGPLHASETLSTYIYKQAFSSFQYSKAATTSVIVLLICIVLAIFYAKQQKGEGLK from the coding sequence ATGAAATTACCCTTAAATCTAAAAAAGAAAATGGAACCTTTTTTTTATTTATCTCCTGCCTTAATTGTCATGATTATATTAATAGCAGTTCCAATTACTATGGTGATACTATTTTCTTTTTTTGATAATGTAATAATTAATAAAAATCCAACTTTTGTAGGGTTGGCTAATTATTATGACGTTTTGACTGATCCAATCTTTTTTACAGCTCTAAAAAATACTACTTTTTTTGTTGGAATTAGTGTATTGGCTCATCTAATTCTGGGAATCATGTTTGCTTTACTTTTAAATAGTAAATATATAGGGAAAAAAACGAAAGCTCTTTTTAGAATTATTTTCATCTTACCATGGCTTTTTACTGAAGCGATTATTGCAATTCTATGGAGATTATTGTTAAATCCTAATGGTATAGTTAATTATTTATTACAAATTTTTAATTTTTTAGGCACATCCATTGACTGGTTAGGCTCAATAGATTTAGCCTTAGTTTCAGTTACCATTATTAATATTTGGTCTGGTTATCCTTTTTATATGATTAGTCTCCTAGCAGGGCTCCAAGGAATTCCTCAAGAGTTATATGAAGCTTCCTCTATAGACGGAGCAAATGCAATGAACCAATTCTTTTATATTACAATTCCTCAATTAAAACCAATTTTGCTAAGTTTAATAACATTAGATTTGGTTTGGACTATACAACAATTCACGTTAATTTGGATGACAACTGGTGGGGGACCTCTTCACGCAAGCGAAACATTAAGTACTTATATTTATAAGCAAGCTTTTAGTAGCTTTCAGTATTCGAAAGCGGCAACTACTTCCGTGATTGTTTTATTGATTTGCATTGTTTTAGCAATATTTTATGCCAAACAGCAGAAAGGGGAAGGCTTAAAATGA
- a CDS encoding carbohydrate ABC transporter permease, whose translation MNKKKKTQRIKILTIVLLTGGSLWPAFPVFWMVLNSFKPNNEIFAWPPIWISENFSLESYFSIFTSPEKLRYFLNSYFICGVVVLLTLFISILASYAFSRFDFPGKKIINVMIISMQAIPPITLLIPYLSLIVTLRLYNTYGALILTYLLFTLPYAILIMTGYMNTLPKELDEAVRIDGGTRLNALWKVLVPSAVPGLISVGMYTFLRAWNEYLFALTLTKTREMRTVPVGISLLMGQHAYNWSEMLAMSVLGSLPVVILFLIFQKYFISGMTAGAVKS comes from the coding sequence ATGAATAAGAAGAAAAAAACTCAACGAATTAAAATCCTGACAATTGTTTTACTAACTGGAGGAAGTTTATGGCCAGCGTTTCCAGTTTTTTGGATGGTTCTAAATTCATTTAAACCTAATAATGAGATTTTTGCTTGGCCTCCTATTTGGATTTCAGAGAACTTTTCTTTGGAAAGCTATTTTTCAATTTTTACAAGCCCAGAAAAATTACGCTATTTTTTAAACAGTTATTTTATTTGCGGTGTTGTGGTACTTTTAACCTTATTTATCAGTATCTTAGCTTCATATGCTTTTAGCAGATTCGACTTCCCCGGAAAAAAAATTATTAATGTTATGATTATTAGTATGCAGGCAATTCCGCCTATTACTTTGCTGATTCCCTATCTTAGTTTAATAGTTACATTAAGACTATACAACACTTATGGTGCTTTAATTTTAACCTATTTACTATTCACACTACCCTATGCAATACTAATAATGACTGGATATATGAATACTTTACCCAAAGAACTAGACGAGGCAGTAAGAATAGATGGAGGGACTCGACTTAATGCTTTGTGGAAGGTGCTAGTTCCTTCAGCAGTTCCAGGATTGATATCAGTTGGAATGTATACTTTTTTACGTGCATGGAACGAATATCTATTTGCCTTAACATTAACGAAAACTAGAGAGATGCGAACTGTTCCAGTTGGAATTAGTTTATTAATGGGACAGCATGCTTATAACTGGAGTGAAATGTTGGCTATGAGTGTTCTTGGATCCTTACCCGTTGTTATCTTATTTCTTATTTTTCAAAAATATTTTATCAGTGGAATGACTGCGGGAGCCGTAAAGAGCTAA
- a CDS encoding ketose-bisphosphate aldolase, producing the protein MLMNLKELLEVANKKYFAVPAFNISDYSMFNGIFEAVEEKQSPVIIAIHPNELAHIGVEMTTSIIQKINKSRIPASIHLDHGSSLKEIVTAIQSGFTSVMIDGSNLPIEENIDLTKKVVEIAHYVNISVEGELGTIGSTDTESETKINEIIYTNPDDAVYFVKKTGIDALAIAIGTSHGLYPKDMKPKLKLEILKKIKKNLPIPLVLHGGSNNPDSEISEAVRLGINKINISSDIKKAYFDKMREILKDQNLREPNVIQPLCIESMKKVAIQKIELFQAAGKAKFY; encoded by the coding sequence TTGTTAATGAATTTAAAAGAATTGTTAGAGGTTGCAAATAAGAAGTATTTTGCAGTTCCAGCTTTTAATATTAGTGATTATTCAATGTTTAATGGGATATTTGAAGCAGTAGAAGAAAAACAATCGCCGGTTATTATAGCAATTCATCCCAATGAATTGGCTCATATAGGTGTAGAAATGACCACATCAATAATTCAAAAGATTAATAAAAGTAGAATACCAGCTAGTATTCATTTAGACCATGGTTCCTCTTTAAAAGAAATTGTAACTGCCATTCAAAGTGGTTTTACTTCTGTTATGATTGATGGATCTAATTTGCCAATTGAGGAGAATATTGATCTTACCAAAAAAGTGGTTGAAATTGCACACTATGTAAATATTTCTGTAGAAGGAGAACTAGGTACAATTGGCTCTACTGATACAGAATCAGAAACAAAAATTAATGAGATAATTTATACTAATCCAGATGATGCAGTTTATTTTGTTAAAAAAACTGGTATTGATGCCTTGGCAATTGCAATTGGAACTTCCCATGGTCTTTATCCTAAAGACATGAAACCTAAACTAAAATTAGAAATACTAAAAAAAATTAAGAAAAATTTACCTATTCCTCTTGTTCTTCACGGAGGTTCTAATAATCCAGATAGTGAAATTAGTGAAGCGGTAAGACTAGGAATAAATAAAATCAATATCTCTAGTGACATTAAAAAAGCTTATTTTGATAAAATGCGTGAAATTCTTAAAGATCAAAATCTTAGAGAGCCAAACGTTATTCAACCTCTTTGTATTGAATCGATGAAGAAAGTTGCAATTCAAAAAATCGAACTTTTCCAAGCTGCAGGTAAAGCAAAATTTTATTAA